The nucleotide sequence ACGATCGCCACCGTCCCGGAGGGCGCAAACGCCAGGCACGTCGTCGAGCTATCCACGTCGATCATCACGTTCCTGGGCGCCAGTCTTAGCGTGGCGCCCCCCTGGAACACCATCTCCACCGCCGGCACCGCCAGCCTACTTAGGCCCCCCTTGAAGCAGGTGTCGAGTATCGAGTACGCCGGCGCCCGCGGGTAGCCCCTCAGCGCTGCTGCCACCGCGCTGCTCAATGCGTCGTAAACGTCCGACGGGAGCCGCGTGATGACCGTCCCCGAGTCGATGACCGTCGGCGTACCGGTGTAGGCCGAGGACGACACCGGCAGACCTCGACCGCCGACGGTAATGCTGGTGAGCCTGACGAAGTACAAGGTGTCGTCCAACGAGCTCGACTGCATGGGGGTGTATGAGTACTGCCCCGGTTCGTAGGAGCCGATCGACAGGTATCCGGTGGATCCGGTGGTGGGGAGGCAGTAAGAGAAAGAGTAGCCCAAGCTTGGCGCAAGCTGAGATAGCAGGGAGAGCCTGTTACGCGCCAGGCCGATGAGGCCGGCGGACTGCCCGAAGAGGCCCTCGTTGTCCTGGCCGCAGCCGAAGACGAAGTTAGCCACTCTATGGCCGGAGCCTAAGGAGAGCGTGTCCTTGCTCAGGTAACCGACGGAGAAGGAGCTGTCACCGTAGCTGGCCTGGTAAATGCAGACATTGGACCGGGAGCACGCGGAAGGGTTGAGAGTGGCGGACTCGAGGCTGTCGCACTCGGACGCGGAGCAGGAGACGGCGCGGTAGGTGGCGGAAGACGCGGGGTTGAATACGGAGCCCACCTGGGCGTGGCAGGACACGCTGCAAGGGGAGCACTGGAGCCAGGAGAGGGAGGACCCGGTGTCGACCAACATGACGTAGGACTTGGCAGGCGTGCCGAGGTCGATACGGGTGATGTAGTTGCCGACGCCGATGGAATTGCCAGGGGAGAGGGGGACGGAGATGGCGGCTGGCCGGAGGAGAGAGGACACGGGCTTGGGCACGGACTTGGTCAGCCGGGCGGCGAGCGATCGGACGCGGGCCTCGTCGTGGGACAGGATGGCGGAGAAGGGAAGGTCGGGGAAGGGGGCCGGGGAGCAGGGGCTCCTGGGGTGATGGAGAGTGAGGTGGAGGCCCGAGCTGTTGAGGTTGCGGAGTGGATCTGCGTGCCAAGGAAGTCAACGCATTACATGTTCCATGTTAGTCAACACAAGCAATCATAAAAACGGTCGAGTCGCATATGATAGGTGTAAATGTGTTCGGAGGATAAAAGAAACACTACTATGACTTTTATTtcgttctctctcttcttttgttgACTTTTTTAGACCTGGTTGTCGACAACACAAGAATATATATAGTGGTTGACGGTGGACCCATTACTTGCACTTGCCACCATTTGGTCGTTTCCACATAACCATGTGAAGCTTATCTGTTGACCAGTCTTGAATGCTTCCTGGTCAACAGCCTGATCAAGAGACAGCTTCATCAATCGCTTGTTATGAATGGAATGTGAATTGCCAAAGTATTGCAAGGAACAGAGGACCGAGGGAAGAAGTATGTGACGAGCAAAgttctctctcttcctttctAATACTATAATGATCAAAAATGATGTTTGAGCTTCTTCTGAATTATTTAATTCCTCTCGGTTCgtaaagcaaaagaaaataaagCAGATGGAAAGTAATCAGGCATCAAAACGTTGGAAGACATTTCTGAAACTTCCTACCTCGATAAGAACCTGTATTGAGTTTTCTTGACAATTCATCTCATCTAAAAGTTGACTGATCAACATAATATGTTCAACACCATCATAAACTTTTTTGCCAgagtggattatatatatatatgtatatattgtgagagagagagagagagagagagagagtacccaTGAAGTTGGCAGAGCAGGAGCTGTTGGGAACATCGTTCAAGGGAGATGATGCTGCTGAGAGCAGGAGGTAGAAAGGTAGACAGAGAAGCAATCCCATCTCTCCTAAGACCTGGACACCGGAAGGTACTTTGGTGCTCGGACATTGTGGGCTCTATATAGGGATTCCAAGGTAGCACGAGGTACTtctttggtggtggtggtggtggtgagagCCTGAGAAAAGTAGC is from Musa acuminata AAA Group cultivar baxijiao chromosome BXJ1-6, Cavendish_Baxijiao_AAA, whole genome shotgun sequence and encodes:
- the LOC103989970 gene encoding aspartyl protease family protein At5g10770; translation: MGLLLCLPFYLLLSAASSPLNDVPNSSCSANFMDPLRNLNSSGLHLTLHHPRSPCSPAPFPDLPFSAILSHDEARVRSLAARLTKSVPKPVSSLLRPAAISVPLSPGNSIGVGNYITRIDLGTPAKSYVMLVDTGSSLSWLQCSPCSVSCHAQVGSVFNPASSATYRAVSCSASECDSLESATLNPSACSRSNVCIYQASYGDSSFSVGYLSKDTLSLGSGHRVANFVFGCGQDNEGLFGQSAGLIGLARNRLSLLSQLAPSLGYSFSYCLPTTGSTGYLSIGSYEPGQYSYTPMQSSSLDDTLYFVRLTSITVGGRGLPVSSSAYTGTPTVIDSGTVITRLPSDVYDALSSAVAAALRGYPRAPAYSILDTCFKGGLSRLAVPAVEMVFQGGATLRLAPRNVMIDVDSSTTCLAFAPSGTVAIVGNKQQETYSVVYDVGRLRIGFAAGGCG